A genomic stretch from Streptomyces sp. QL37 includes:
- a CDS encoding TerD family protein, with product MTAMTPGSNIPLSAARVAVDVAAPVRLDVSGLLLTADGKVRSDDDFIFYNQPSGPGVTYRSGGGSAPDAIVVDTTAVPPGIEKIVVTASPDAAGQTFRGVEPTATVRNADDGSALATFTPPQLGGETALVVIEIYLRNGAWKARAVGQGYANGLAGIATDFGVSVEEPAPAAAPAPAAAPVAPPAAPPMAPPAAAPVDPRIAPPAPAAPPAPPAPAGSGKINLDKGRISLQKNQTVSLVKGGKPLLSQVKMGLGWEPAFRGKDIDLDASVIAFGPNRNHLDSCYFGKLSILNGAIKHSGDNLTGEGAGDDEVIVVDLGRIPADATGLVFTVNSFTGQKFTEVAKAYCRLIDAGTGEELVRFDLTGAEPQTGVMMAKLIKQFSGEWEMTGMGEFVKSRTVRGMVKPAAKAL from the coding sequence ATGACCGCAATGACCCCCGGCTCGAACATCCCTCTCTCCGCCGCCCGCGTGGCGGTGGACGTCGCCGCCCCGGTGCGGCTCGACGTCTCGGGCCTGCTGCTCACCGCCGACGGCAAGGTGCGCTCCGACGACGACTTCATCTTCTACAACCAGCCCTCGGGCCCCGGCGTGACCTACCGCTCGGGCGGCGGGTCGGCGCCCGACGCGATCGTGGTGGACACCACCGCGGTCCCCCCGGGCATCGAGAAGATCGTGGTCACGGCGAGCCCCGACGCCGCGGGCCAGACCTTCCGCGGTGTGGAGCCCACCGCCACCGTGCGCAACGCGGACGACGGCAGCGCGCTCGCCACGTTCACTCCGCCGCAGCTGGGCGGCGAGACGGCGCTGGTGGTCATCGAGATCTACCTGCGCAACGGCGCCTGGAAGGCCCGCGCGGTCGGCCAGGGCTATGCGAACGGACTGGCGGGCATCGCCACGGACTTCGGCGTCTCGGTGGAGGAGCCCGCCCCGGCGGCGGCACCCGCCCCTGCCGCCGCACCCGTCGCACCGCCCGCCGCTCCGCCGATGGCTCCCCCGGCCGCCGCACCCGTCGACCCGCGGATCGCGCCGCCGGCCCCCGCGGCGCCGCCCGCACCGCCGGCGCCCGCCGGCTCCGGCAAGATCAACCTCGACAAGGGCCGGATCAGCCTCCAGAAGAACCAGACCGTGTCCCTGGTCAAGGGCGGCAAGCCGCTGCTCTCGCAGGTCAAGATGGGCCTCGGCTGGGAGCCCGCGTTCCGTGGCAAGGACATCGACCTCGACGCCTCGGTGATCGCCTTCGGCCCCAACCGCAATCACCTGGACAGCTGCTACTTCGGCAAGCTCTCCATCCTGAACGGCGCCATCAAGCACTCCGGCGACAACCTCACGGGCGAGGGCGCGGGCGACGACGAGGTGATCGTCGTCGATCTGGGCCGGATCCCCGCGGACGCGACCGGCCTGGTCTTCACGGTCAACTCGTTCACCGGGCAGAAGTTCACCGAGGTCGCCAAGGCCTACTGCCGGCTGATCGACGCGGGCACCGGCGAGGAGCTGGTCCGCTTCGACCTGACCGGCGCGGAGCCGCAGACCGGCGTGATGATGGCCAAGCTGATCAAGCAGTTCTCCGGCGAGTGGGAGATGACCGGAATGGGCGAGTTCGTGAAGTCCCGGACCGTCCGCGGCATGGTCAAGCCCGCCGCGAAGGCCCTGTAG
- a CDS encoding NAD(P)-dependent oxidoreductase, which yields MPAPRTVLLTGAAGGLGTLMRGLLPAYGYDLRLFDLTPIEGEPDAVTADLGDKAALREAVRGVDAVVHLAGISLEASFDKILRSNIEGTYNLYEAAREEGVRRIVFASSNHAIGYTPRPAAGDPLIPVGTPRRPDTFYGLSKSFGEDLAQFYWDKHGIETVSVRIGSCFMEPTSVRMLSVWMSPGDGARLFHAALTAGDVGHTVVYGSSDNTRLWWDLTTARSLGYEPQDDSEQYADKLVAEHGELDPENPEHAHIGGHFVTNPPIWPY from the coding sequence ATGCCAGCTCCGCGCACCGTCCTTCTCACCGGCGCCGCCGGCGGCCTCGGCACCCTCATGCGGGGACTGCTTCCCGCGTACGGCTACGACCTCCGGCTCTTCGACCTCACCCCCATCGAGGGCGAACCGGACGCCGTCACCGCCGACCTCGGCGACAAGGCCGCGCTGCGGGAGGCGGTGCGGGGCGTCGACGCGGTCGTCCACCTCGCCGGCATCTCCCTCGAGGCCTCGTTCGACAAGATCCTGCGCTCCAACATCGAGGGCACCTACAACCTCTACGAGGCGGCGCGCGAGGAGGGCGTCCGGCGCATCGTCTTCGCCTCCTCGAACCACGCCATCGGCTACACCCCGCGCCCGGCCGCAGGTGACCCGCTGATCCCGGTCGGGACCCCGCGCCGGCCCGACACCTTCTACGGCCTGTCGAAGTCCTTCGGCGAGGACCTCGCGCAGTTCTACTGGGACAAGCACGGCATCGAGACCGTCTCCGTGCGGATCGGCTCCTGCTTCATGGAGCCGACGTCGGTGCGGATGCTGTCCGTCTGGATGAGCCCCGGCGACGGGGCGCGCCTGTTCCACGCGGCCCTCACCGCCGGGGACGTGGGGCACACGGTGGTCTACGGCTCCTCCGACAACACCCGGCTCTGGTGGGACCTGACGACGGCCCGCTCCCTCGGCTACGAGCCGCAGGACGACTCCGAGCAGTACGCGGACAAGCTCGTCGCCGAGCACGGGGAGCTGGACCCGGAGAACCCCGAGCACGCGCACATCGGCGGCCACTTCGTCACGAACCCGCCGATCTGGCCCTACTAG
- a CDS encoding 5-dehydro-4-deoxyglucarate dehydratase, with amino-acid sequence MTSAPLAARLTEVAGPLFFPVTAYGPDGAVDLDAFRAHVRQGVDAGAAAVFACCGTGEFHALAPEEFRLVVRAAVEETAGQVPVVAGAGYGTALAIQYAKLAEEAGADGLLAMPPYLVVAGQEGLLAHYTALAAATSLETVVYQRDNALFTPETVVALARTPGIIGLKDGYGDLDLMQRIVSAVRTELPGEEFLYFNGLPTAELTGLAYRGIGVTLYSSAVFAFAPDIALAFYRALDSGDDDLVNALLDHFYRPLVELRAKGHGYAVSLVKAAVRLEGLAVGTVRTPLTEPPAAHIEELTSVIANGRAVLEKYRAGEAK; translated from the coding sequence GTGACCTCAGCCCCTCTTGCCGCCCGCCTCACCGAAGTCGCCGGGCCGCTCTTCTTCCCCGTCACCGCCTACGGGCCGGACGGCGCCGTCGACCTCGACGCCTTCCGCGCGCACGTGCGCCAGGGGGTGGACGCCGGTGCCGCGGCCGTCTTCGCCTGCTGCGGCACCGGCGAGTTCCACGCACTGGCCCCGGAGGAGTTCCGGCTCGTCGTCAGGGCGGCCGTCGAGGAGACCGCGGGACAGGTGCCCGTGGTCGCCGGTGCCGGCTACGGCACGGCGCTCGCGATCCAGTACGCGAAGCTCGCCGAGGAGGCGGGCGCGGACGGACTCCTCGCCATGCCGCCCTACCTCGTCGTCGCCGGCCAGGAAGGGCTGCTGGCCCACTACACCGCCCTCGCCGCCGCCACCTCGCTGGAGACGGTCGTCTACCAGCGGGACAACGCTCTCTTCACCCCGGAGACCGTCGTCGCCCTGGCCCGCACCCCCGGGATCATCGGCCTCAAGGACGGCTACGGCGACCTCGACCTGATGCAGCGCATCGTCAGCGCCGTGCGCACCGAGCTGCCCGGCGAGGAGTTCCTGTACTTCAACGGGCTGCCCACCGCCGAGCTCACCGGGCTCGCCTACCGGGGCATCGGCGTCACGCTCTACTCCTCCGCCGTCTTCGCCTTCGCCCCCGACATCGCCCTGGCCTTCTACCGGGCGCTGGACTCCGGTGACGACGACCTGGTCAACGCGCTGCTCGACCACTTCTACCGCCCGCTCGTCGAACTCCGGGCCAAGGGCCACGGTTACGCGGTGTCGCTGGTGAAGGCGGCCGTCCGGCTCGAAGGCCTGGCCGTCGGGACGGTGCGCACCCCGCTCACCGAGCCCCCGGCCGCGCACATCGAGGAGCTGACCTCGGTCATCGCCAACGGCCGCGCGGTCCTGGAGAAGTACCGCGCGGGTGAGGCGAAGTGA
- a CDS encoding GntR family transcriptional regulator, with product MTFAPAPIPSRTQYVLEAIKHAILTAQLKPGQALVETELAAQFGVSKTPVREALKTLAGTGLVVMSQYKGATVRLVDAAMAREVYDVRLLLEPEALRRSMTRKASLEAAQEALERADSAIDKAGRSLANRDFHRALYLPCGNPLLARMLDEIRDQAALVSTVAWSANPSWEREAAEHREILRLALSDDATAAVGALHDHIASFVRRAFPDDEDGGDTA from the coding sequence ATGACCTTTGCGCCTGCCCCGATTCCTTCCAGGACCCAGTACGTGCTGGAGGCGATCAAGCACGCGATCCTCACCGCGCAGCTGAAGCCAGGGCAAGCGCTCGTGGAGACCGAACTCGCCGCGCAGTTCGGGGTGTCGAAGACGCCCGTACGCGAGGCACTGAAGACGCTCGCCGGCACCGGACTGGTCGTCATGAGCCAGTACAAGGGTGCCACCGTGCGGCTCGTCGACGCGGCCATGGCCCGGGAGGTGTACGACGTACGCCTGCTCCTGGAGCCGGAGGCGCTGCGCCGCTCCATGACCCGCAAGGCCTCGCTGGAAGCGGCCCAGGAGGCCCTGGAGCGCGCCGACTCGGCGATCGACAAGGCGGGCAGGTCGCTCGCCAACCGGGACTTCCACCGGGCCCTCTACCTGCCCTGCGGGAACCCGCTGCTGGCCCGGATGCTCGACGAGATCCGCGACCAGGCCGCACTCGTGTCGACCGTGGCCTGGTCGGCGAACCCGTCCTGGGAGCGCGAGGCGGCCGAGCACCGGGAGATCCTGCGGCTCGCCCTCTCCGACGACGCGACGGCCGCCGTGGGGGCCCTGCACGACCACATCGCATCCTTCGTACGCCGTGCCTTCCCCGACGACGAAGACGGGGGTGACACCGCGTGA
- a CDS encoding dihydrodipicolinate synthase family protein, with protein MDLSPLKAALADVVAIPVTPFAEDGSIDVPAHRALLRRLLDGGVRIVTPNGNTGEFYALTPDERRTVTELTIEEARGRATVLVGVGHDVPTAVAAAEHARDAGAEMVMVHQPVHPYVSQDGWIDYHRAIAEAVPGLGVVPYIRNPLLAGERLAELADSCPNVIGVKYAVPDAARFGAFARDAGLDRFVWVAGLAELYAPSYFATGASGFTSGLVNVAPGVSLAMLEALRAGDYLAAMKVWEQIRRFEDLRADSQSANNVTVVKEALASLGLCRRDVRAPSRALPEDQRAEVAGLVAGWSV; from the coding sequence ATGGACCTCTCCCCGCTGAAGGCGGCCCTCGCTGACGTTGTGGCGATCCCGGTGACCCCGTTCGCCGAGGACGGGAGCATCGACGTCCCCGCGCACCGCGCGCTGCTGCGACGGCTGCTCGACGGCGGCGTCCGCATCGTCACCCCGAACGGCAACACCGGTGAGTTCTACGCACTCACCCCCGACGAGCGGCGCACCGTCACCGAGCTGACCATCGAGGAGGCCCGCGGCCGTGCCACCGTCCTGGTGGGTGTCGGCCACGACGTGCCGACCGCCGTGGCCGCCGCCGAGCACGCCAGGGACGCCGGAGCCGAGATGGTGATGGTGCATCAGCCTGTGCACCCCTACGTCTCGCAGGACGGCTGGATCGACTACCACCGGGCCATCGCCGAGGCCGTTCCCGGGCTCGGGGTCGTCCCGTACATCCGCAACCCGCTGCTCGCCGGCGAGCGTCTCGCCGAGCTCGCGGACAGCTGCCCCAACGTCATCGGCGTGAAGTACGCCGTCCCGGACGCCGCCCGCTTCGGCGCGTTCGCCCGGGACGCGGGCCTGGACCGGTTCGTATGGGTCGCCGGACTCGCCGAGCTGTACGCCCCCTCCTACTTCGCGACCGGCGCCAGCGGTTTCACCTCCGGGCTCGTCAACGTCGCCCCCGGTGTCTCGCTCGCCATGCTGGAGGCGCTGCGTGCGGGTGACTACCTCGCGGCGATGAAGGTCTGGGAGCAGATCCGCCGCTTCGAGGACCTGCGCGCCGACAGCCAGTCCGCCAACAACGTGACGGTCGTCAAGGAGGCCCTGGCCTCGCTCGGGCTCTGCCGCCGCGACGTACGCGCACCGAGCCGGGCGCTGCCCGAGGACCAGCGCGCCGAGGTCGCCGGTCTGGTCGCCGGGTGGTCGGTATGA
- the araD gene encoding L-arabinonate dehydratase, producing the protein MTDDGTGRIAPEELRSHQWWGTDGLRSFSHRARTRQLGYLPEEHLGKPVIAILNTWSDINPCHVHLRDRAQAVKRGVWQAGGFPLEFPVSTLSETFQKPTPMLYRNMLAMETEELLRSYPVDGAVLLGGCDKSTPALLMGAASVDLPTVFVPAGPMLPGHWRNEVLGSGTDMWKYWDDKRAGLIGDCEMAELENGLARSPGHCMTMGTASTLTAAAEALGVTVPGASSIPAVDSGHDRMAAESGIRIVELVWQQLKLSRLLTADAYEDAVATVLALGGSTNAVIHLIAMAGRSGVKLTLDDFDRIARTVPVLANLRPGGKYLMEDFHFAGGLPGFLARLTDVLHLDRPTVAHATMREQLDGALVHNAEVIRERDNPLAEEGGVAVLRGNLCPDGAVIKHIAAEPHLLRHTGPAVVFDDYKEMQRTINDPALALTADHVLVLRNAGPKGGPGMPEYGMLPIPDYLLKQGVRDMVRISDARMSGTSYGACVLHVAPESFVGGPLALVRTGDSITLDVEARLLHLDVSDEELELRRSRWTEPPARYGRGYGALYQDQITQADTGCDFAFLARQGEVPDPYAG; encoded by the coding sequence ATGACGGACGACGGCACGGGCCGCATCGCCCCCGAGGAGCTGCGCAGCCACCAGTGGTGGGGCACGGACGGGCTCCGCTCGTTCAGCCACCGCGCCCGCACCCGGCAGCTCGGCTACCTCCCCGAGGAGCACCTGGGCAAGCCGGTCATCGCGATCCTCAACACCTGGTCCGACATCAACCCGTGCCACGTCCATCTGCGCGACCGTGCGCAGGCGGTCAAGCGGGGCGTCTGGCAGGCGGGCGGCTTCCCCCTCGAATTCCCGGTCTCCACGCTCTCGGAGACCTTCCAGAAGCCGACCCCGATGCTCTACCGCAACATGCTGGCGATGGAGACGGAGGAGCTGCTGCGCTCCTACCCCGTCGACGGCGCCGTGCTGCTGGGCGGCTGCGACAAGTCCACGCCCGCGCTGCTGATGGGTGCCGCGTCCGTCGACCTGCCGACCGTCTTCGTGCCCGCCGGGCCGATGCTGCCGGGGCACTGGCGCAACGAGGTCCTGGGCTCCGGCACGGACATGTGGAAGTACTGGGACGACAAGCGGGCCGGCCTGATCGGCGACTGCGAGATGGCCGAGCTGGAGAACGGGCTCGCCCGCTCACCGGGCCACTGCATGACGATGGGCACCGCCTCGACCCTGACGGCGGCCGCCGAGGCGCTGGGCGTCACCGTGCCGGGCGCCTCCTCCATCCCGGCCGTGGACTCCGGTCACGACCGGATGGCGGCAGAGTCAGGGATCCGGATCGTCGAACTGGTGTGGCAGCAGCTGAAGCTGTCGCGGCTCCTCACGGCGGACGCCTACGAGGACGCGGTCGCCACCGTCCTCGCCCTCGGCGGGTCCACCAACGCCGTGATCCACCTGATCGCGATGGCGGGCCGCTCCGGGGTGAAGCTCACCCTGGACGACTTCGACCGCATCGCCCGCACCGTGCCCGTCCTGGCCAACCTCCGCCCCGGCGGGAAGTACCTGATGGAGGACTTCCACTTCGCCGGAGGACTGCCCGGGTTCCTGGCGCGGCTCACCGACGTGCTCCACCTGGACCGGCCCACCGTCGCGCACGCCACCATGCGCGAGCAGCTCGACGGGGCGCTCGTCCACAACGCCGAGGTCATCAGGGAGCGGGACAACCCCCTGGCGGAGGAGGGCGGTGTCGCGGTCCTGCGCGGCAACCTCTGCCCCGACGGCGCGGTCATCAAGCACATCGCCGCCGAGCCGCACCTGCTGCGCCACACCGGTCCCGCGGTCGTCTTCGACGACTACAAGGAGATGCAGCGCACCATCAACGACCCGGCCCTGGCCCTCACCGCCGACCATGTGCTCGTGCTCCGCAACGCCGGCCCCAAGGGCGGCCCCGGCATGCCCGAGTACGGCATGCTGCCGATTCCGGACTACCTGCTGAAGCAGGGCGTGCGCGACATGGTGCGGATCTCCGACGCCCGGATGAGCGGCACCAGTTACGGGGCCTGCGTCCTGCACGTCGCGCCCGAGTCCTTCGTCGGCGGACCGCTCGCCCTGGTCCGCACCGGTGACAGCATCACGCTGGACGTCGAGGCGCGGCTGCTCCACCTCGACGTGAGCGACGAGGAGCTGGAACTCCGCAGGTCCCGGTGGACCGAGCCGCCCGCCCGCTACGGGCGCGGTTACGGCGCGCTCTACCAGGACCAGATCACCCAGGCCGACACCGGATGCGACTTCGCGTTCCTGGCACGGCAGGGAGAAGTGCCCGACCCGTACGCGGGCTGA
- a CDS encoding sugar ABC transporter permease, whose translation MAQSAAVATPPPKGKASKRRSATPRRLPYLLIAPAGLLMLGFIAYPVVSVFYYSLQNYNVTKPWRNGFAGFDNFTKIFTEDEQFWPTLGFSAQWVFTQVTLQLALGLALALIVNQTFIGRGISRAMVFSPWAVSGVLTSTIWILLYNSSTGFSRYLADAGIGEYGTSVLSDTGTVFWAATISELWRGVPFFAILILADLQSVSKELYEAASVDGAGRLRQFFHITLPHLRDAIILATLLRGVWEFNNVDLLYTLTGGGPAGETTTLPLYVANTGIEGHDFGYASALTTVAFVILLFCSIVYLRLSKFGGDNK comes from the coding sequence ATGGCCCAATCCGCAGCCGTGGCCACACCGCCCCCCAAGGGGAAGGCGTCCAAGCGCCGCTCGGCCACCCCCCGCCGCCTGCCGTATCTGCTGATCGCGCCCGCGGGCCTGCTGATGCTGGGCTTCATCGCCTATCCGGTGGTCAGCGTCTTCTACTACAGCCTGCAGAACTACAACGTCACCAAGCCGTGGCGGAACGGCTTCGCCGGCTTCGACAACTTCACCAAGATCTTCACCGAGGACGAGCAGTTCTGGCCGACGCTCGGCTTCAGCGCCCAGTGGGTCTTCACCCAGGTGACCCTGCAGCTCGCGCTCGGTCTCGCCCTCGCGCTGATCGTCAACCAGACCTTCATAGGCCGCGGCATATCCCGCGCCATGGTCTTCTCGCCCTGGGCCGTCTCCGGGGTGCTGACCAGCACCATCTGGATCCTGCTCTACAACTCCTCGACCGGCTTCAGCCGCTACCTCGCGGACGCCGGGATCGGTGAGTACGGCACGTCGGTCCTCTCCGACACGGGCACCGTCTTCTGGGCGGCGACCATCTCCGAACTCTGGCGCGGAGTCCCCTTCTTCGCCATCCTCATCCTCGCCGACCTGCAGTCCGTCTCCAAGGAGCTGTACGAGGCGGCGTCGGTGGACGGCGCGGGCCGGCTGCGGCAGTTCTTCCACATCACGCTCCCGCACCTGCGTGACGCGATCATCCTGGCCACCCTGCTGCGCGGGGTCTGGGAGTTCAACAACGTCGACCTGCTCTACACCCTCACCGGCGGCGGACCGGCGGGCGAGACCACCACCTTGCCCCTCTACGTCGCCAATACAGGCATCGAGGGCCACGACTTCGGATACGCCTCCGCGCTCACCACCGTCGCCTTCGTGATCCTCCTCTTCTGCTCGATCGTCTATCTGCGCCTGAGCAAGTTCGGAGGCGACAACAAGTGA
- a CDS encoding carbohydrate ABC transporter permease — MTAALVEKKDARTPGPSGGNDLPPPSSHRRTKRERAFDDVPRWQIYVPLGIYLLFTLIPFYWMFLFAVRPAGSTSLVPWPMTGDHFSKVWNERSFALFFQNSMIVGVATLIATTLVALAGGYALARFDFKIKGAFMLALLCSQFIPGALMLVPLFEIFKNLQMINSLGSVVIAETVFQLPLSIILISGFIKNVPVSLEEAAWVDGCSRFKAFCAVVLPLLRPGLIAVGSFAFVHSWNHFLFALMFLSEQDKQTIPVGLNTLIGADSVDLGALAAGGVIAAVPVVIVFAFIQKWLITGFSAGAVKG, encoded by the coding sequence GTGACTGCCGCACTCGTGGAGAAGAAGGACGCCCGCACGCCGGGACCGTCCGGGGGCAACGACCTCCCGCCGCCCTCCTCGCACCGCCGCACCAAGCGTGAGCGTGCCTTCGACGACGTACCGCGCTGGCAGATCTACGTGCCGCTCGGCATCTATCTGCTCTTCACCCTCATCCCGTTCTACTGGATGTTCCTCTTCGCCGTACGGCCGGCCGGATCCACCTCGCTGGTGCCCTGGCCCATGACGGGGGACCACTTCTCCAAGGTCTGGAACGAGCGCAGCTTCGCCCTCTTCTTCCAGAACAGCATGATCGTCGGCGTCGCGACCCTGATCGCCACGACCCTGGTCGCACTGGCCGGCGGCTACGCCCTGGCCCGCTTCGACTTCAAGATCAAGGGCGCTTTCATGCTGGCGCTGCTCTGCTCGCAGTTCATCCCGGGCGCCCTGATGCTCGTGCCGCTCTTCGAGATCTTCAAGAACCTCCAGATGATCAACTCCCTGGGGAGTGTCGTCATCGCGGAGACCGTCTTCCAGCTCCCCCTGTCGATCATCCTGATCAGCGGCTTCATCAAGAACGTGCCGGTCTCCCTGGAGGAGGCCGCCTGGGTGGACGGCTGCTCGCGCTTCAAGGCCTTCTGCGCCGTCGTCCTGCCGCTGCTGCGCCCCGGACTCATCGCGGTCGGCTCGTTCGCCTTCGTCCACAGCTGGAACCACTTCCTGTTCGCCCTGATGTTCCTCAGCGAACAGGACAAGCAGACGATCCCGGTCGGCCTCAACACCCTCATCGGCGCCGACAGCGTCGACCTGGGGGCGCTGGCCGCGGGCGGTGTCATCGCCGCGGTGCCCGTGGTGATCGTCTTCGCCTTCATCCAGAAGTGGCTCATCACCGGCTTCAGCGCCGGCGCCGTGAAGGGATGA
- a CDS encoding pectate lyase, with amino-acid sequence MTWKLRPRTARRAGAALALLLGSTVLQPGAQAATASPDTAATAPGRDLGREVLADNDGWAAEGTGTTGGSAADEDHVLTVRNRAQLVAALDGGSPVPKIIRVAGTIDANTDDRGRRLDCADYATDGYRLDAYLAAYDPRTWGGAKPAGPQEDARKASAARQAERVEMLVGSNTTIVGLGAGAVLKGASLQVKDADNVIIRNLELRDAYDCFPAWQPNTGGLGDWKTAYDTLWLRGATHVWVDHVTASDKGHPDDREPTYFGRNYLRHDGLLDITNGSDLVTVSWSRFADHDKAMLIGNGDGVTTDRGRLRVTLHHNEFHSVVQRAPRVRFGQVHLYNNRYVVPEDGDYRYSLGISTESRIVAENNAFETPGHVEVADLLKSWNGSALTQRGTVFNGFPVDLVSIYNAYNSGSETDLAPDTGWTPTLHGPVDSAEDAAADVAREAGAGRAAR; translated from the coding sequence ATGACCTGGAAGCTCCGCCCCCGTACCGCGCGCCGCGCCGGTGCCGCGCTCGCCCTCCTGCTGGGCAGCACGGTGCTCCAGCCGGGTGCCCAGGCGGCCACCGCGTCGCCGGACACGGCCGCGACGGCACCCGGCCGGGACCTCGGCCGGGAGGTGCTCGCCGACAACGACGGCTGGGCCGCGGAAGGCACGGGAACCACCGGAGGCTCCGCGGCCGACGAGGACCACGTCCTCACCGTGCGCAACCGGGCCCAGCTCGTCGCGGCGCTCGACGGCGGCAGCCCCGTCCCCAAGATCATCCGGGTGGCCGGCACGATCGACGCCAACACCGACGACCGGGGACGGCGGCTGGACTGCGCCGACTACGCCACCGACGGCTACCGCCTCGACGCGTACCTGGCCGCCTACGACCCCCGTACATGGGGCGGCGCCAAGCCCGCCGGGCCGCAGGAGGACGCCCGCAAGGCGTCCGCCGCCCGCCAGGCCGAACGCGTCGAGATGCTCGTCGGGTCGAACACCACGATCGTCGGTCTCGGTGCGGGCGCCGTGCTCAAGGGCGCGAGCCTCCAGGTCAAGGACGCCGACAACGTCATCATCCGCAATCTCGAACTCCGCGACGCCTACGACTGCTTCCCCGCCTGGCAGCCCAACACCGGTGGTCTCGGCGACTGGAAGACCGCGTACGACACGCTGTGGCTGCGCGGCGCCACCCACGTCTGGGTCGACCACGTCACCGCCAGCGACAAGGGCCACCCCGACGACCGGGAGCCCACCTATTTCGGGCGGAACTACCTGCGCCACGACGGGCTCCTCGACATCACCAACGGCTCCGACCTCGTCACCGTCTCCTGGAGCCGGTTCGCCGACCACGACAAGGCGATGCTCATCGGCAACGGCGACGGCGTGACCACCGACCGGGGCAGGCTCCGCGTCACCCTGCACCACAACGAGTTCCACTCCGTCGTGCAGCGTGCCCCCCGGGTCCGCTTCGGCCAGGTCCACCTCTACAACAACCGGTACGTCGTCCCCGAGGACGGCGACTACCGCTACTCACTCGGCATCTCCACAGAGTCCCGGATCGTCGCGGAGAACAACGCGTTCGAGACCCCCGGCCACGTCGAGGTCGCCGACCTGCTGAAGAGCTGGAACGGCAGCGCCCTCACCCAGCGGGGCACCGTGTTCAACGGCTTCCCCGTCGACCTGGTCTCCATCTACAACGCCTACAACTCCGGCAGCGAGACCGATCTCGCCCCCGACACCGGCTGGACACCCACCCTGCACGGCCCCGTCGACAGCGCCGAGGACGCCGCCGCCGACGTGGCCCGCGAGGCCGGAGCGGGGAGGGCCGCCCGATGA
- a CDS encoding Gfo/Idh/MocA family oxidoreductase gives MSTTTPLPVVLAGARGHGRWHLANIRRLQHQGLVRLAGVCELNPLTDAELDMFADEMPEQSADFGALLDSTGARAAIVCTPIPTHTTLALTAAARGVHLLLEKPPAATWDDYARMADGVREAGIACQVGFQSFGSHAVTAVKDLVRTGAIGTVRGIGAAGAWVRDDAYFRRAPWAGRRRMGGTDVVDGVLTNPLAHAVATALELADRGTAEDVASIETELFRAHDIESDDTSCVRVTTTDGLPVTVAVTLCAEEAGEPYVIVHGDRGRITFWYKQDRVLVQRAGHGPEETVHGRTDLLENLVDHLEHGTALLVPPERTGAFMRVLDHVRTAPEPTALPATAWHTRPADTGDGVRRIVSGIDGTVAAAADTLTLFSELGAFWARPSEVSTP, from the coding sequence ATGAGTACGACCACGCCGCTCCCCGTCGTCCTGGCCGGAGCCCGCGGCCACGGCCGCTGGCACCTCGCCAACATCCGCCGCCTCCAGCACCAGGGCCTGGTCAGACTGGCCGGCGTCTGCGAACTGAACCCGCTGACCGACGCCGAACTCGACATGTTCGCCGACGAGATGCCCGAGCAGTCCGCCGACTTCGGGGCCCTCCTGGACTCCACCGGTGCGCGGGCCGCCATCGTCTGCACCCCCATCCCGACCCACACCACGCTGGCCCTGACCGCGGCGGCCCGGGGCGTCCACCTCCTCCTGGAGAAACCGCCCGCCGCGACCTGGGACGACTACGCCCGCATGGCCGACGGAGTACGGGAGGCGGGCATCGCCTGCCAGGTCGGCTTCCAGTCCTTCGGCTCGCACGCCGTGACGGCCGTCAAGGACCTCGTACGCACCGGAGCGATCGGCACCGTCCGGGGCATCGGCGCCGCCGGTGCCTGGGTCCGCGACGACGCCTACTTCCGGCGCGCCCCCTGGGCCGGGCGCCGCAGGATGGGCGGGACCGACGTGGTCGACGGGGTGCTCACCAACCCGCTGGCGCACGCCGTCGCCACCGCGCTCGAACTCGCGGACCGGGGGACGGCCGAGGACGTCGCGTCCATCGAGACCGAGCTCTTCCGGGCCCACGACATCGAGTCCGACGACACCAGCTGCGTCCGTGTCACCACCACCGACGGACTGCCGGTGACCGTCGCGGTCACCCTCTGCGCGGAGGAGGCCGGCGAACCGTACGTGATCGTCCACGGCGACCGCGGCCGCATCACGTTCTGGTACAAGCAGGACCGGGTCCTCGTCCAGCGCGCCGGACACGGCCCGGAGGAGACCGTCCACGGGCGGACCGACCTCCTGGAGAACCTCGTCGACCACCTGGAGCACGGCACCGCGCTCCTCGTACCGCCGGAGCGCACCGGCGCGTTCATGCGGGTCCTCGACCACGTACGCACCGCCCCCGAGCCCACCGCGCTGCCCGCCACCGCCTGGCACACCCGGCCCGCCGACACGGGCGACGGCGTACGGCGCATCGTGAGCGGCATCGACGGCACCGTCGCCGCCGCCGCCGACACCCTCACCCTCTTCTCCGAACTCGGCGCCTTCTGGGCGCGACCCAGCGAGGTGAGCACCCCATGA